In a single window of the Populus alba chromosome 16, ASM523922v2, whole genome shotgun sequence genome:
- the LOC118033308 gene encoding uncharacterized protein produces MVRPYGKGHKRKKKAERYDKEEDEVEDKQVEEENTDDETEISAHDAEEKTEEEREELPELEGIPVGPSTQTAKKPGVIFVLEKASLEVAKVGKNYQILNSEEHANFLKRNNKNPADYRPDIIYQALLSILDSPLNKAGCLRAVYVKTDKGVLFEVKPYVRIPRTYKRFAGIMLQLLQKLSIAAVGKREKLLRVIKNPVTQHLPLNSRKIGFSHSSDKLVEMEKYVAGVGGDTDLVFVVGAMSHGKIECDYIDDFISVSEYPLSAAWCIARICEAVSKKWRVL; encoded by the exons ATGGTGAGGCCTTATGGTAAAGGGcacaagagaaagaagaaagcgGAGAGGTatgataaagaagaagatgaagtggAAGATAAACAAGTTGAAGAAGAGAACACTGATGATGAGACTGAAATAAGCGCACATGATGctgaagaaaaaacagaagaggAAAGAGAAGAACTACCAGAGTTGGAGGGCATTCCTGTTGGCCCAAGTACTCAAACTGCCAAAAAACCTGGGGTCATATTTGTGCTGGAAAAGGCATCTTTGGAAGTTGCAAAAGTTGGAAAG AATTACCAAATTTTGAATTCTGAGGAGCATGCCAATTTCCTGAAGaggaataataaaaatcctGCTGATTACAGGCCTGACATCATTTATCAG GCTCTCCTATCCATCTTAGATAGCCCATTGAACAAGGCTGGGTGTTTGCGAGCTGTATATGTGAAAACAGATAAAGGTGTTCTTTTTGAAGTTAAGCCATATGTTCGTATTCCAAGGACTTATAAGCGTTTTGCTGGTATTATGT TGCAGCTGCTTCAAAAGCTTAGTATTGCTGCTGTTGGTAAGCGTGAGAAGCTTTTGCGCGTGATCAAGAATCCTGTAACCCAGCACCTACCTTTAAACTCTCGTAAAATAG GCTTCTCCCATAGCTCAGACAAATTGGTCGAAATGGAGAAGTATGTAGCCGGAGTTGGTGGTGACACCGACCTTGTTTTCGTG gTTGGTGCTATGTCCCACGGTAAAATTGAATGTGATTATATAGATGATTTTATCTCAG TTTCAGAATATCCGCTTAGTGCTGCCTGGTGTATTGCAAGGATATGTGAGGCTGTGTCAAAGAAGTGGCGTGTACTGTAA
- the LOC118033304 gene encoding uncharacterized protein produces MEAARTKLTRVLSRTFINNVKGKAQRVMGSGSSLKGLAKYSTSAAAAMKDYEDYRKSLYGDITHKALLVDAVGTLVVPSQPMAQIYRQMGEKYGVEYSEDEILRRYRWAYGQPWGRSRLRYVNDGRPFWQYIVSSSTGCSDTQYFEELYNYYTTEKAWHLCDPDAEKVFEAIKKAGVKLAVVSNFDTRLRPLLRALNCDHWFDAVAVSAEVAAEKPNPTIFLKACELLEVKPEDAVHVGDDRRNDIWGARDAGCDAWLWGSDVHSFKEVAQRIGVHV; encoded by the exons ATGGAAGCAGcaagaacaaaattaacaagGGTTCTTTCAAGAACCTTCATTAATAATGTTAAAGGCAAAGCTCAGAGGGTAATGGGATCTGGGTCTTCTTTGAAGGGGCTGGCTAAGTATTCAACATCTGCAGCTGCAGCAATGAAGGATTATGAGGATTATAGGAAGTCTTTGTATGGTGATATTACACATAAAGCTTTGCTTGTTGATGCTGTTGGTACTCTTGTGGTTCCCTCACAGCCTATGGCTCAG ATATATAGACAGATGGGGGAGAAGTACGGAGTGGAGTACTCCGAGGATGAGATACTAAGAAGATACAGATGGGCTTATGGGCAGCCTTGGGGCAGATCTCGTCTCAG ATATGTAAATGATGGGAGGCCCTTCTGGCAGTATATAGTCAGTTCTTCCACCGGCTGCTCAGATACTCAGTACTTTGAAGAGCTTTATAACTACTATACCACTGAAAAG GCCTGGCACCTCTGTGATCCTGATGCTGAGAAAGTGTTTGAGGCCATTAAAAAGGCAGGTGTAAAATTGGCTGTTGTGTCAAACTTTGACACCCGACTTAGACCTCTCCTGCGGGCTTTAAACTGTGATCACTGGTTTGATGCTGTGGCAGTTTCAGCTGAA GTTGCAGCGGAGAAGCCAAATCCAACAATATTTCTAAAAGCTTGTGAGTTGTTGGAAGTAAAACCAGAAGATGCTGTGCATGTAGGGGATGATCGTAGGAATGATATATGGGGTGCAAGAGATGCAGGATGTGATGCTTGGCTTTGGGGAAGTGATGTCCATTCCTTCAAGGAG GTCGCACAGAGGATAGGCGTGCACGTTTGA
- the LOC118033309 gene encoding protein STRICTOSIDINE SYNTHASE-LIKE 2 isoform X2: MAAKLFLTATTAVLISALIAINHEFVYQPSVIEKGHGQLWEWETLSLDGATGPESFALDPLRQGPYAGISDGRIIKWEEHERRWINFAITSQKRDGCGGPHDHHQMEHVCGRPLGSCFDETHGDLYIADAYMGLLRVGPEGGLATTIATHAQGIPFRFTNSLDIDQSSGAIYFTDSSTQYHRRDYLSVVLSGDKSGRLMKYDTASKQVTVLLENLTFPNGVALSEDGSFVLLAETTSCRILRYWIKTSKAGALEVFAQLQGFPDNIKRSPRGGYWVGINSKREKLSELLFSYPWIGKVLLKLPLDMTKVQAALAKYRGGGLAVRLSENGDIVEVLEDRDGNRLRSVSEVMEKDGKLWIGSIDLPFAGRFKI, encoded by the exons ATGGCTGCAAAGCTATTCTTAACAGCAACAACTGCAGTTCTAATATCAGCCTTGATTGCAATTAATCATGAGTTTGTGTATCAACCATCTGTTATAGAAAAAGGCCACGGCCAGCTTTGGGAATGGGAAACTCTTTCACTCGATGGTGCAACCGGACCTGAAAGTTTTGCTCTCGACCCCCTTCGCCAGGGACCCTACGCCGGAATATCCGACGGCCGAATCATCAAATGGGAAGAACACGAAAGGCGTTGGATCAATTTTGCAATTACTTCTCAGAAGAG GGACGGCTGTGGAGGGCCACATGATCACCATCAGATGGAGCACGTTTGCGGGCGTCCATTAGGTTCATGCTTCGACGAAACACACGGTGATCTATATATTGCCGATGCTTACATGGGATTACTTAGAGTGGGGCCTGAAGGTGGCTTGGCCACTACGATCGCGACACATGCGCAAGGAATCCCCTTCAGATTCACTAACAGTTTGGACATAGACCAATCAAGTGGTGCCATTTATTTTACTGATAGTAGCACACAATACCATAGAAG GGATTATCTCTCTGTGGTATTGAGCGGGGATAAATCAGGAAGACTGATGAAATATGATACAGCAAGCAAACAAGTGACAGTTCTTCTCGAGAACCTCACGTTTCCAAACGGCGTAGCATTAAGCGAGGATGGCAGTTTCGTTCTATTAGCAGAGACCACCAGCTGTAGGATCTTAAGGTATTggataaaaacatcaaaagctGGAGCTCTTGAAGTCTTTGCTCAGCTACAAGGTTTCCCAGATAACATAAAAAGGAGCCCTAGAGGAGGATACTGGGTTGGTATAAACTCGAAAAGAGAGAAGCTTTCTGAGTTGCTATTTTCATATCCATGGATCGGGAAAGTTCTGCTTAAACTTCCACTGGACATGACGAAAGTTCAAGCAGCTTTGGCCAAGTACAGGGGCGGCGGCCTGGCAGTGAGGTTGAGTGAGAATGGTGACATAGTGGAGGTGCTTGAAGACAGAGATGGAAATAGATTGAGATCAGTAAGTGAAGTGATGGAGAAAGATGGGAAATTATGGATAGGGTCGATAGATTTACCCTTTGCTGGCAGGTTTAAGATATGA
- the LOC118033309 gene encoding protein STRICTOSIDINE SYNTHASE-LIKE 2 isoform X1: protein MHINSSFLNHQKHFSFSITMATKFLFVAIPLLLSTLVIVMFSSETSNLEPLSDAKVRQLDEIPIGGAIGPESFAFDSLGEGPYTSLSDGRIIKWQGDKKRWIDFAITSPNRDGCGGPHDHHQMEHVCGRPLGSCFDETHGDLYIADAYMGLLRVGPEGGLATTIATHAQGIPFRFTNSLDIDQSSGAIYFTDSSTQYHRRDYLSVVLSGDKSGRLMKYDTASKQVTVLLENLTFPNGVALSEDGSFVLLAETTSCRILRYWIKTSKAGALEVFAQLQGFPDNIKRSPRGGYWVGINSKREKLSELLFSYPWIGKVLLKLPLDMTKVQAALAKYRGGGLAVRLSENGDIVEVLEDRDGNRLRSVSEVMEKDGKLWIGSIDLPFAGRFKI from the exons ATGCACATAAACTCTTCTTTCTTGAACCAccaaaaacacttttctttttccataactATGGCCACGAAATTCTTGTTCGTGGCCATACCTCTTCTTCTCTCCACCTTAGTCATTGTTATGTTTTCCTCTGAAACATCCAATTTGGAACCTCTCTCCGACGCCAAAGTTCGTCAACTTGATGAGATTCCGATTGGGGGTGCCATCGGGCCTGAAAGTTTTGCATTTGATTCTCTTGGAGAGGGTCCCTATACCAGTTTGTCGGACGGCAGGATAATCAAATGGCAAGgagataaaaaaagatggataGATTTTGCTATAACTTCTCCGAACAG GGACGGCTGTGGAGGGCCACATGATCACCATCAGATGGAGCACGTTTGCGGGCGTCCATTAGGTTCATGCTTCGACGAAACACACGGTGATCTATATATTGCCGATGCTTACATGGGATTACTTAGAGTGGGGCCTGAAGGTGGCTTGGCCACTACGATCGCGACACATGCGCAAGGAATCCCCTTCAGATTCACTAACAGTTTGGACATAGACCAATCAAGTGGTGCCATTTATTTTACTGATAGTAGCACACAATACCATAGAAG GGATTATCTCTCTGTGGTATTGAGCGGGGATAAATCAGGAAGACTGATGAAATATGATACAGCAAGCAAACAAGTGACAGTTCTTCTCGAGAACCTCACGTTTCCAAACGGCGTAGCATTAAGCGAGGATGGCAGTTTCGTTCTATTAGCAGAGACCACCAGCTGTAGGATCTTAAGGTATTggataaaaacatcaaaagctGGAGCTCTTGAAGTCTTTGCTCAGCTACAAGGTTTCCCAGATAACATAAAAAGGAGCCCTAGAGGAGGATACTGGGTTGGTATAAACTCGAAAAGAGAGAAGCTTTCTGAGTTGCTATTTTCATATCCATGGATCGGGAAAGTTCTGCTTAAACTTCCACTGGACATGACGAAAGTTCAAGCAGCTTTGGCCAAGTACAGGGGCGGCGGCCTGGCAGTGAGGTTGAGTGAGAATGGTGACATAGTGGAGGTGCTTGAAGACAGAGATGGAAATAGATTGAGATCAGTAAGTGAAGTGATGGAGAAAGATGGGAAATTATGGATAGGGTCGATAGATTTACCCTTTGCTGGCAGGTTTAAGATATGA